TCATCGGCGCGGCGATGCGTTTCATCATGTCAGCGCCGGGGCCGGTGGTCCCCATGAGAGGGAGCAAGCCACCCATGATGGCGACGACGGTCATCATCTTGGGTCGCACGCGTTGCACCGCCCCCTCCATGATGGCCTCGCGCAGATCCTGCGCCGTGGCCAGGCGCCCTTCGCCCATACGCCGCTCAGCGGCTTCATCGAGATAGACCAGCATCACCACGCCCGTCTCCGCCGCCACGCCGGCCAGCGCAATGATTCCCACCCACACCGCCACGCTGAGATTGTAGCCCAGGAAATGGAGATACCAGATGGCTCCGATCGCAGCGAAGGGGACAGAAAGTATTACGATCAGCGATTTCGCGAGCGAACGGAAATTGAGGTAGAGGAGCAACAGGATCACAGCCAGGGTCGCAGGAACCACCATTTTCAGCCGCTCTTCCGCCCGCATCAGATGTTCGTATTGCCCGGTCCAAATCAAGCGGTAGCCGGGCGGAAGCGTGACCAGCTCACGAACCACTCGTTGGGCCTCTTGCACATAGCCGCGCAAATCGCGGCCACTGACCGACACCGACACGAGCCCCACCAATGTGCCTGCCTCATCCGCGATCGACGGCGGCCCCTGGGTGATGACGAGATCTGCAATGTGGCCAAGGGGAATTTGCGCACCGGTCGGTGTGGGAATGCGCACCCGCTTGAGCCGCTCCGGATCATCACGCAGCTCGCGCTTGTAGCGGATGATGACCGGGTACCGCTCCCGCCCCTCGACCGTCGTGGTCACGGTTTCTCCCCCGATAGCCGACGTGATGACCGCTTGCACATCTCCCACCGTCAAGCCGTAGCGAGCCGCCTCGCGCCGATTGATGATGAGATCCACGTAATAGCCTTCGTTCAGCCGCTCGGCGAAGGCGCTCGTCGTGCCGGGCACGGTCGCCAAGGCCCGCTCGATCTCGATACCGATTCGCTCGATCGTCTTTAAGTCAGGCCCCAGCACCTTGATCCCGACCGGACTCCGGACACCGGTCGTGATCATCTCCGTCCTGGTCTGGATCGGCATCCACCAGATGTTTGGAAATCCCGGAATGCGGAGCTTGGCATCCATCTCATCCAGTAAGCGATCCCAAGTCATGTCGGGTCGCCACTGGGTCTCTGGCTTCAATGTCGCGGTGATCTCGGCCATTCCGACGAAGGCCGGGTCGGTGGCCGTCGGCGCTTTTCCCATTTTGCCGAACACCCGTTCCACTTCCGGGAAGGTCATGAGCAACTGATCCTGGACCTGCAACACCTTGGCCGCTTCCGGGATGGAGAGGCCAGGGACGGTGGTCGGCATATAGAGGATGGTCCCCTCGTTCAGCGGCGGCATGAATTCGGCGCCGAGGCGCATGAACACCGGCACCGTGGCGGCCACGGACACGACCGCCACCCCCACCGTCAGCCACCGGATCCGCAATGCGCCCGCAAGAATGGGCCGATACAGGGCGATGAGCCACCGGTTCAGCGGGTTCTCGCGTTCCGCTCGGATACGTCCGCGAAGCAGAACCACCATGAGTACCGGTGCCAATGTCACCGAGAGCGCGGCGGCAAAGAGCATCGAAAAGGTCTTGGTAGAAGCCAACGGTGCGAACAGTCGCCCTTCCTGCGCTTCCAAGGCGAAGATCGGCAGGAACGACACGGCGATCACCAGCAGCGAAAAGAACAGGGGCCGCCCGACCTCTTTTCCCGCCGCGACGATGATTTCCGTTCGGTTGCTTTCACGCCCGCCCGCCCCAGGCGCGCCGGGACGCGCCTCTTTCCACAAGGGAGATTGCTCCAACCGTTTATGGGCATTCTCGACCATCACGATCGCGGCATCGACCATCGCGCCGATGGCGATAGCGATGCCACCGAGTGACATGATGTTGGAGGTGATCTTCAAATAGGCCATCGGGATAAATGCGAGCAACACGGCCACCGGCAGGATCAGGATGGCCACTAACGCACTTCGAAAGTGACCTAGGAAGACCACCGCGACCAGGCCGACGATCACACTTTCTTCGAGCAGTTTCTCGCGGAGGACGGCGATCGCGCGACGAATGAGATCGGACCGATCGTAGGTAGGGACTATGCGTACGCCTTGGGGTAAGGCCGGGGCGATGTCTTCCAGCCTTGCTTTGATCCGCTCGACCACGGCAAGCGCGTTTTCTCCGGCCCGCATGATCACGATCCCGCCGACCGTCTGGCCCTTGCCGTCCAGTTCGGCAATGCCACGACGCTGGTCCGGCCCAAGTTGGACATGAGCAATATCGCGAATGAAGATAGGCGTGCCTCGTCCATCCGTCCCGACCGGAATCAGTTCAATCTCATCAACCGAGCGTAGGTAGCCACGTCCGCGGATGACATACTCGGTGCCGGCCATCTCCAACACTCGGCCGCTCACCTCCGCATTGCTCTTGCGGATCGCCTCGATCACGGCTTGAATCGGGAGTCGATACGCCGCCAACGTGTTCGGATCCACTTCGATTTGGTACTGTTTGACAAATCCGCCGATCGATGAGACCTCCGCCACGCCGGGCACACTCTCCAATTGGTAACGCAGATACCAATCCTGAAGGCTGCGGAGCTGCGCCAAATCGTAGGTCCCGGATTCATCCACCAAGGCATACTGATAGACCCACCCGACCCCGGTTGCATCCGGCCCCAAGGTCGGCGTGACACCGATTGGCAACTTGCCGGTGAGCCTCTGGAGATATTCGAGGACACGACTTCTCGCCCAGTACAAGTCTGTTCCATCTTCGAAGATCACGTAGACATAGGAAACTCCGTATTCCGAGACACCGCGGACCCGTTTGACCCTCGGACCAGCGAGCAGAGATGTCACGAGCGGGTAGGTAATTTGGTCTTCCATGAGAGTGGGGCTGCGCCCTGGCCACTCGGTGTAGATGATCACTTGGACATCGGACAGATCAGGAATCGCATCGAACGGAACCTGGAACAATGCCCAGACTCCCCAGGCTGCGAGCAGCGACACACAGAGGATAACTAGAACCGGATTGCGGGCGCTTCCTTCAATGAGTCGCGCGATCATTCCTTCTCACCCCTCCTCGACCTGCCAAGACAGGCTGTTTTCCCGTTAGATGCCCGCTTTTCCCGGCTACAGGCCTCCCACGGCGACCGAGAACCGAAACCGCTCGACGATAGGCGGTTGGCCCGGCACCGTCACGTTGACCGTCACCACCCACGTGCCGGCCATACCGAACAGCACCGTGCCTTCGTAGAGCCCGTCATTGATGTGGTGCGCCGGCGCCTTGGAATCGATCATGCCCGGCATCGGCATGGTGTAGACGAAGAGGACTTGCGCATTCGTCACCGGCTTGCCGGTCCGATCGGTCAATTTGAGTTTGAGCAGGGCTTCACCGGCCTTGGGCGTTTCGGGAAGAGTCCTGAAGTTCAGGATGTATCCGTCCGCCACGCGAGTTTCAGAGACGGCTTTCCCTGAACCCGAGTCCATACCCGACATACCGCTCATGTCCTTCATCCCTGGCATTTCTTCCATGCCCTTCATACTCTCCATACCTTTCATCCCTTGCATGCCGGACATGCCTTCCATCCCTTCCATCTTGGCTTCATAGGCACCGCGCATTTGCCAGTCGCCCATGCCGATTCGACCCATCATGGCTTGCATGCTAGACGCCGAGGTCAATTTGCTCTCTGCGTCCAACAAGAAATTGGCCGAGGTGACGACCCGATCGCCCTCTTTAAGCCCTTCGAGAATTTCCACACGATCCCGCCCTTGTCGGCCAAGTTTGACGGCCATAGGTTCATACCGGCCTTCGCCCCGATCTATAAACACAAGCTGGCGAAGCCCGGTGTCCAACACAGCCTCCTTTGGCATCACCAAGGTCTTGCCCATATCGGTCCGTACGACCACGTTTCCGTACATGCCCGGCTTCAATGTCAGCTTGGGATTCGGCAATTCCAGCCGCACCCGTACGGTGCGGGCTCCTGTATTGAGCGTCGGGGACACATAAGCCACCTTGCCGTGGAATGATTTGCCTGGGTAGGCGGCAAAGGTGACCGTGACCGGCAGGCCGACTTTCACGGCCGCCATTTCTGATTCATAAATCTCGGCATGGATCCAGACCGTGGAGAGATCCGCGATCTCATACAGGATCGTGCCAGGCTCCACATATTTGCCCGGCAACGCCTCCCGCCTCATCACAATTCCAGACGACGGCGCATAGACCGTCAGAACCGGGCTGCCCTGACCTCGACGCTCCAGGGTCGCGATCTGCTCATCGGTCACATCCCAGAGGCGAAGTCGTTCTCGCGCGCTCGCCACGAGCGCAGCAGCGTGCTCCTTCGCGTCGGGTAGCGGGCTGGCAGCCAATTGAGCCTGCGCCCTGACCGCCAAAAGGTATTCTTCCTGGGTGGCAAGGAGATCCGGCGAGTAGAAGGTCAAGAGCGGTTCGCCTTTTCGAACCGGTTGACCGGTCGAATTGACGAAGACCTCTCTCACCCACCCCGATGTTTTCAGCGTGACTTGCGTAAATCCACGTTCATCGTAGCCGACCGTTCCAACCGCGCGGATCTCTTGCTCCAACATCGCGTAACCTACCGGAGCACTGCGGACGCCGATCGACTGCCTTACCACAGCCGGAACGGTCACCGCCACGGAGGGAACATCGGATGTGTCCCCTCCAGGGCCCATGCCCTTCATGGCCGTCGTTCTCTCCACCGACACCCCCTGCCTGTCTCCCCTGCTCGTCGCTCCCTCTATTTCTTCCATGGACATGCCGTCCATCCCATGGCCCCTCATCCCGGACATACCGTCCATTCCCCTATAGGCGGCGAAGAATCCGGCTATGGCCCCGACGAGCAAACCGGCCGCTGTACTCCAGACAGCAAGCCCTGCTCCGCGTCTATTGCGACTCATGACCATTCCTCCCTTCTTCACTGCGCCCGCTCAGATCGACTCCGATCACTTGTTCGAGTTCCGCGAGACGATGTTCCCGCTCAACCAGCACTCGGTAGTACTCCTCGTGAAATCTCTGCCAGGTCCGTTGAGCATCGATCAGATTCAGAATCCCTCCTTTCCCCGCTCGATACCCCACGCGTGCCGCTTCAAGGTTCTGCGCGGCCTGTGGCAGGATCGTCGTGTGATACAACCGGGCCACCTGTTCGTTCGCGCGGATCCTGGCGAGAAGGTCTTTGACCTGAAAACGAGTCAAGTTTTCTAACGTGCGCCGTTGTGCCCGCGCGGCCTCGACCGACGCCGCGGCTTCCTGAACGTTCGCCTCATACTTCGACTTGGTCCAAAACGCGAAGGGGATGGTCATGGCCACGTAGGCGCCAAAGCCGTCATTGGCCTGAACGTTCTGGAAGCGCTGCACTTGCACGTTGAAGTCGGGATAATACTGACGCTGGGCTAGGGCGTAAGAATGCTCGTGCTGTTGGACAGCCAGCTCGGCGGCTTTCAACTCCGGTCTGGCGTTCAGCGCAAGGCTGGACAAATCGTCGATGGTTACGCCAAGCGTCATCAGAGGCGGCTCTTGAGGCACGCCCAACGGTGACAGGGGATCACGGGCCATGATCGTATTCAGCAGCGCCGCGGCGGTTTCGCGACGCTGTTCCAGCACAGGACGCTGCTGGTGGAGCAGGGAGAGTTCAACATGGGCCTTGAGCACGTCGGCCTGCGATCCCGTTCCCGCACGGAACTTTGCATTGGCGACCTCGACGAACTGCCTGAGCAATTGAACCTGTTCATGATGAATCTGGATTGCCTTGCGTGCGAGAAACAGATCGTAGTACGCCTGCTTGAGTCGGACGATCAACTCCCGTTCCTTCGCGCGCAGCGCCTGCTCAGCGATCTCGGCCGATCGACGGGCCACTTGCTCTCTCAGGACGAGTTTTCCGGGAAAGGGAAATGCCTGGGACAATCCGATGATGGTGTTCTCCGCGCGACCGAGATTAAAAGACTGGGGGACATTCCACCAATGAACCGACAGGATCGGATCCTCCAACGAAAGCGCCGCCGTCACTCGTTTCGTGACGGCTTCCCATTGTTTGCGCGCCGCCACAAGTTCGGGATTTCTCGCCAAAGCTTCATGAATCAAATCCGGTAACACCAAAGGCGGCCGGTCGGTTTGATCGGCGGCAGAAGCGACATGGCGCGCACCCGTCCAACAACTCAAGCTCACAACCGTGATGGCAAGTAACGGAAATCGAATCGTACGAGCCATAGGATGGTCCTCCACAAGAGCTATTCCGCCCGCGTCTATCGCGAACCTCAACTCCCGTCCGCTACGGAAGTGACGATGGAATAAGCTCGGACTGAGTGCGGGGCAGATGAAACGATGGCGAAACGGTGTAAGGGAAAACCGGCGAGATCAGATCCGCAGCACGGTGCTTGCCAGAGAATGATGAGGAGGGGAACTCGATTCGAGAGAATGGGGGGAGTGGAGGATACGTTCGAGTTGATGGCTCACTGTTGGAAGTACCGGCACAATGTGATCCGCCGACCAATGATGATCTTTGTGCCAGAAAGCCGACTGAGATAAGGACTCCACCCCCAGTGTTTTGAAGGCATCGCACACCTGCCGAACCGGCTGCTCCACGGGAGTGGAACAACCGTTGGCCATCGAAGCATCGGTGAGGCCTGGCAACGGCAGGAGACAGGCGTAGGCGTTGAAACTAAACGTCAACAGAAACACCGCAATCGTTGCGGCAAGGAACGACCGTGAGTGACAGAAACGCTTTCTCATGCGATCAGCTTATCCCTCGTCCGTCTCGCGTGTCAACGGCACGGTCACGTCACGGCAAGACCGTGCATGATCACAGCCCCATTCGCCTCGTCCATCTTAAGAAACTCTGCCTCGACCATGAATGACCCACGAGCCTCTTGACTGACGACGAGGAAAGGGATGCGGAAACGCCCCCAGACGGGCCTTCTGAGCGTGCGAGCGTGGAGCAGAAAAGGGGTCGGGAATCTTTTCTCTGAGCCTTGCGTATGCATCACGGCGATCCACCTGAGCACCTCGCTGAGCACCTCGGAGAACTTCCCCTCGCGGCGGGGTCACAGTAGCAGATGCCAGTGTTAGACACAAGGGAATAAACCGCGATCCGGATACGGATCGCAGCAACGGCTTCGGCTACGATCTTCTCAAAGGCTATGTCGTCTGCCGGCTTCTCAAACAACAGCAAGCACGCGATGCGGCGATTGAGCACATGACGCGCAAGAGTTCCGGCGGCAAGACGCGGGCGGCGGCGTAGTCGGGGCTCTACCTGACCCAGTCTCGCTCTTCCAGAAATGATCCCGGCCCCTTTTGTTTCAGGGATTGCTCATTATCTTGAGGATGCGCTTCGCAAGATGTTCATTGATCTCAGTATGGCGAGGAACCGGCTGGGAAACCCTGGTGACAGGATTGTGATACCAATCATGCTTTCCGCCATGACGAATGAGCACGCAACCGCTGGCTTCGAGCTGTCGAATAAGGTCTTTCCTCTTCACTGGAAAGTCAGCTCGGCAAGCTTCCGAACTCCAGGGATTTCACCGCTGGTGAGATCAAGATACAGATCGCGAAGGTGGGTTTGTAGGTCTTCGAGAGACTCCCCTTGAGTCCAGTAATCAGGGTAGTCCTGCAGATAGCCGAGCCACTTGTCCTGCTCTTGCCAATAGATATATTTGATTGATTCCATGGTGGCTATTATAGCTAGGTTCCGAACGCCCGAAAAGCCAAGAAAGTGGTCATGAATGGGATGGGAGACCTAAACATACGTGAAAGCTAAAAGGGAGGGGCTGGAGTATTTCTGTGTCCGGAGGAACGACGGTGACAGCGCCGCTCGTGCAGATCGAGATGCTGAAAAAACTCCCGGCCTTTCCTATCTATCCTGTTTTATGACAGCCGCATCCGGTGGAGCTGGGAGCCGCGGAGGTTTCAAGGTTTCTGACCCCGCGGGCCGTGGACCGCCGGCAAGAGAGCCACAACCTATCGGCCACGCCGTTGATCGTCACGGCGGTGCCGGCCCGTCCATCGACCGTGAAGGATCGCTCGCCGATCACGAGATCGATCAGCTCGCCGCTCAGGACCGACGGTTGCGTGCCGGCAGAGGGACCACGATGGCTCGCCCGGCCTGCGCACGCCGCAAGAAGCGACGGGATCGCCGCCAGCAACCCCAGCGCCCCGGCCCGTTTCAGCAGCAGACGTCTCGAAATCCCACCGCTCTCCTCTTCTGCTTCCTCGCGATGCCGCATGGCGCTTGACCCTCTGTTCCTTCCTGACAGGTGACCATGTTGACGCCGCATTCTACTCTTTCGGGGCCGGCAGAGATCCGCCCCGCCACAAGGCATAGAGCACCGGAATCACCAGCAATGTCAGCACGGTCGAGCTTATCATGCCGCCGATCATCGGCGCGGCGATGCGTTTCATCATGTCAGCGCCGGGGCCGGTGGTCCCCATGAGAGGGAGCAAGCCACCCATGATGGCGACGACGGTCATCATCTTGGGTCGCACGCGTTGCACCGCCCCCTCCATGATGGCCTCGCGCAGATCCTGCGCCGTGGCCAGGCGCCCTTCGCCCATACGCCGCTCAGCGGCTTCATCGAGATAGACCAGCATCACCACGCCCGTCTCCGCCGCCACGCCGGCCAGCGCAATGATTCCCACCCACACCGCCACGCTGAAGGGAGCTTCACCGCTGACTGACTGATTGCTACACCTCCTCAACATAGCTACGCAGATCGCCCACGGCGGCACCGACATGCTCGACCCCCATGGCAGCCATGGTCTTGGGCCGCCATGGCCTTGGCCATCGAGAACGCACTCGTTCGTCATGAACGAGAGTGAGCGCCTCATCAGACCGATCGGATCACCTCTCCTGTTCTGACATTCAGTTTGCCTTGCCCTGGCGTAGGCGGAGCCACGCAAGAACCTGGGGCACACGCGCAGTTCCAGGCCCAGGATCGCACCCGACGTGAGCAAGGCACAACAAGGCACAAGGAGCGAAAGTGCGAACGGACCCGATTCAGATCAAGCCAGGCGAGGCGGGACGGCTCATCTATGATCTGGAGCGGAGATTAGGCAGCGTCGTCCTGCCGAATGCATTGGATCGGAAGTATCCCCAGGCGAGCCGAGAGGGGGGCTGGCAGTGGGTCTTCCCAGCCTCGAAGTATTACACCCATCCGGTGACGCGTGAGCCGTACAGACATCCCCTGCATGAATCCGTCCTGCAGAAGGCCGTCAAAGAAGCCGCCCGCAAGGCTGGGCTCGCCAAGCCGGCCAGTTGCCACACGTTTCGCCATTCCTTGGCAACTCACCTCCTGAAGGATGGCTACGACATCCGCACAGTCCAAGAGCTCCTTGGGCATAAGGATGTGCATGCCGTCATGATCGACACGCATGTCCTGAATCGAGGTGGACGTGGGGTCTGCAGCCCCGCAGACCGGCTGGGACAAGGATTAAGCCCTTCGCAGCCATAAATGGAACTACGCCGGTCCGTATAGCACGCCATCGTCGTGCCGTGGAGAAGGTTGACAAGTGATGGAACATGCGAAAGAATCACCCGCCGGTGTGTAATCCATCTATGCGTACTATGCCGGTCAGTATGCTCAATAGTTATGTGTCACAGGGAATGAGAACAATGAATATCAAGACCATACTTATTCTTCTTTTAGCCCTTAGCGTCGTTGGCTGCGGCACACGCCGCCCCGATCCTGCGACGCGCGCTCAAACGGAGCTTGTTGGCATGTCGAAGAAGGAATTACTTTCTTGTGCCGGCGTACCAATTCGACAGACTCAACTCGAAGACATGGAGTTCTTGGTATTCAAGACCGAAAGCTTATTTGATGGCAAACATACCTACTGCTAAGCAACCGTAGCGTTAAAGAACGGGCGTGTTGAAAAGATCAGTTATGAGTACCGCTATGCGATACTTACCAAACGACTGCGCGAATGTGGCTTGATCGTACAGCGTTGTTTGACTCCATGACTTTCACACATAACACGTCACTCAAGCGGACGCGCCAAACAAGGGCGCGCCGCCTAGCTTTGCGTTTATTACTTGTCCGTTTTGTGGGTCGGCGGTTGGCGCGGCCGGATGGTGAAGAAGGCGGGTTGTTTTTTCTACGGCCGGTTGGCCAGCCCCTGGGCGGCGCATTCCTGACGCGCGGTCCGCGCGCTTGATTTCTTCACCTCCAGCGCGCACCGTGACGCGGCTCAGGCCAGTACTCTCAGGACCAATTGCACGCCGCCGCGCCCCAGCTGGAGCGCCAACAGGCCCGCAAACCGGCGTCGGGCTTTCTCGTCCAAACTCGTTATGCCCCGATTGATGGCCTGATGCGCACACGCCACTTGGCCATACGGATGCTCAGCACAGGCAGCACGCGCACAAGGATAGAGACGACAACGCGATCTATTCTTCTTGCTCATGGCTCAAGACCCAACGCTCGCCGGTCCCCCGGCGCACGGTCAGACCGTGAGCTTACTCCAAAAGGGACAAGTTATTCCTTGACAAATCCTTATGGACAGAAAATTCGTGGTGAGTGGTTAGACGCATAACCGATAGCCCTGTATACTTGTCGTAATTACCCTGTCCTTGGGAGCGTGGAGCAGTGCTAAATCTAGTCAGCGTTTCTAAAACTTCAGCAAGCAAACAGAATGTGGCTTTAAGCCAGATAGACCATCTCGACAAGCGACTAATTCAGTATTTCAAAAGCAAGTTTGCCGTTCAGCCCTCACTCACTCGACCTCTGGTCAGTTTTCAGGCTAATAAGACCAGACCCGTTTACCGTTGGTACAAATACAAAGAAGCATTCTCGGCTTCTTTGGTCGAGCATCTATTCCACAAGTACGGAATTGCCAAAGGCAAAATCTTGGACCCCTTTGCAGGCAGTGGCACAGCCTTATTCGCGGCAAGCGCGGCAGGCATAAACGCAGACGGCATCGAACTGTTGCCTATAGGCCAACAGATAATTGCTACCAGGCAGATTTTGGATTCGGAGTTTACGTCCGAAGACTTTGAGGTATTACGGCGTTGGTCAGCGTTGCGGGTTTGGGAGCAATCAGAAACGCGAGTTCCTTTACCAGAGTTGAGAATCACCAAAGGCGCTTACTCTGACAAAACTAGAGAGGCCATCGAGAAGTATCTAGGCGCATGCCACCAAGAGAATAGGAGGGTTCAGCTTGTCTTACGCTTCGCTTTGCTTTGCGTCTTAGAGGCTATAAGTTTTA
This sequence is a window from Candidatus Nitrospira inopinata. Protein-coding genes within it:
- a CDS encoding efflux RND transporter permease subunit, whose product is MIARLIEGSARNPVLVILCVSLLAAWGVWALFQVPFDAIPDLSDVQVIIYTEWPGRSPTLMEDQITYPLVTSLLAGPRVKRVRGVSEYGVSYVYVIFEDGTDLYWARSRVLEYLQRLTGKLPIGVTPTLGPDATGVGWVYQYALVDESGTYDLAQLRSLQDWYLRYQLESVPGVAEVSSIGGFVKQYQIEVDPNTLAAYRLPIQAVIEAIRKSNAEVSGRVLEMAGTEYVIRGRGYLRSVDEIELIPVGTDGRGTPIFIRDIAHVQLGPDQRRGIAELDGKGQTVGGIVIMRAGENALAVVERIKARLEDIAPALPQGVRIVPTYDRSDLIRRAIAVLREKLLEESVIVGLVAVVFLGHFRSALVAILILPVAVLLAFIPMAYLKITSNIMSLGGIAIAIGAMVDAAIVMVENAHKRLEQSPLWKEARPGAPGAGGRESNRTEIIVAAGKEVGRPLFFSLLVIAVSFLPIFALEAQEGRLFAPLASTKTFSMLFAAALSVTLAPVLMVVLLRGRIRAERENPLNRWLIALYRPILAGALRIRWLTVGVAVVSVAATVPVFMRLGAEFMPPLNEGTILYMPTTVPGLSIPEAAKVLQVQDQLLMTFPEVERVFGKMGKAPTATDPAFVGMAEITATLKPETQWRPDMTWDRLLDEMDAKLRIPGFPNIWWMPIQTRTEMITTGVRSPVGIKVLGPDLKTIERIGIEIERALATVPGTTSAFAERLNEGYYVDLIINRREAARYGLTVGDVQAVITSAIGGETVTTTVEGRERYPVIIRYKRELRDDPERLKRVRIPTPTGAQIPLGHIADLVITQGPPSIADEAGTLVGLVSVSVSGRDLRGYVQEAQRVVRELVTLPPGYRLIWTGQYEHLMRAEERLKMVVPATLAVILLLLYLNFRSLAKSLIVILSVPFAAIGAIWYLHFLGYNLSVAVWVGIIALAGVAAETGVVMLVYLDEAAERRMGEGRLATAQDLREAIMEGAVQRVRPKMMTVVAIMGGLLPLMGTTGPGADMMKRIAAPMIGGMISSTVLTLLVIPVLYALWRGGSLPAPKE
- a CDS encoding efflux RND transporter periplasmic adaptor subunit, yielding MSRNRRGAGLAVWSTAAGLLVGAIAGFFAAYRGMDGMSGMRGHGMDGMSMEEIEGATSRGDRQGVSVERTTAMKGMGPGGDTSDVPSVAVTVPAVVRQSIGVRSAPVGYAMLEQEIRAVGTVGYDERGFTQVTLKTSGWVREVFVNSTGQPVRKGEPLLTFYSPDLLATQEEYLLAVRAQAQLAASPLPDAKEHAAALVASARERLRLWDVTDEQIATLERRGQGSPVLTVYAPSSGIVMRREALPGKYVEPGTILYEIADLSTVWIHAEIYESEMAAVKVGLPVTVTFAAYPGKSFHGKVAYVSPTLNTGARTVRVRLELPNPKLTLKPGMYGNVVVRTDMGKTLVMPKEAVLDTGLRQLVFIDRGEGRYEPMAVKLGRQGRDRVEILEGLKEGDRVVTSANFLLDAESKLTSASSMQAMMGRIGMGDWQMRGAYEAKMEGMEGMSGMQGMKGMESMKGMEEMPGMKDMSGMSGMDSGSGKAVSETRVADGYILNFRTLPETPKAGEALLKLKLTDRTGKPVTNAQVLFVYTMPMPGMIDSKAPAHHINDGLYEGTVLFGMAGTWVVTVNVTVPGQPPIVERFRFSVAVGGL
- a CDS encoding TolC family protein, giving the protein MARTIRFPLLAITVVSLSCWTGARHVASAADQTDRPPLVLPDLIHEALARNPELVAARKQWEAVTKRVTAALSLEDPILSVHWWNVPQSFNLGRAENTIIGLSQAFPFPGKLVLREQVARRSAEIAEQALRAKERELIVRLKQAYYDLFLARKAIQIHHEQVQLLRQFVEVANAKFRAGTGSQADVLKAHVELSLLHQQRPVLEQRRETAAALLNTIMARDPLSPLGVPQEPPLMTLGVTIDDLSSLALNARPELKAAELAVQQHEHSYALAQRQYYPDFNVQVQRFQNVQANDGFGAYVAMTIPFAFWTKSKYEANVQEAAASVEAARAQRRTLENLTRFQVKDLLARIRANEQVARLYHTTILPQAAQNLEAARVGYRAGKGGILNLIDAQRTWQRFHEEYYRVLVEREHRLAELEQVIGVDLSGRSEEGRNGHESQ
- a CDS encoding type II toxin-antitoxin system HicA family toxin; the encoded protein is MKRKDLIRQLEASGCVLIRHGGKHDWYHNPVTRVSQPVPRHTEINEHLAKRILKIMSNP
- a CDS encoding tyrosine-type recombinase/integrase: MRTDPIQIKPGEAGRLIYDLERRLGSVVLPNALDRKYPQASREGGWQWVFPASKYYTHPVTREPYRHPLHESVLQKAVKEAARKAGLAKPASCHTFRHSLATHLLKDGYDIRTVQELLGHKDVHAVMIDTHVLNRGGRGVCSPADRLGQGLSPSQP